A region of Streptomyces cinnamoneus DNA encodes the following proteins:
- a CDS encoding serine hydrolase domain-containing protein has translation MVRRALTAALATVTLTATALTATASAGTDRRGGRHDATRAVMEAEVKAGTPGILGQVQDTYGTWNASAGVADLATHRQRLPRDRFRIGSVTKVFVSTVLLQLEAEGRIRLDDTVERWLPGLVHGNGHDGSRITVRQLLNHTSGISNYTEDPAFRKIISTGFSEHRYDTYTPDELVAVAMTHRPDFEPGKGWHYSNTNYIVAGMIVEKASGRDYATEIRERVIDRLGLRSTTLPGTSPRMPSPHGRAYSKLFATAPDAKIHDTTELNASWGGAAGEIISTTGDLNRFYRALLGGELLPERQQRELQTTVPTGDGTIGDGYGLGIAWSTLSCGRTVWFHSGGIHGSTSLASATPGGGHTAAFNLNSDWRGDLPALLEAEYCGSAPAAATESTKSLARLTALR, from the coding sequence ATGGTACGCAGAGCACTCACCGCGGCGCTGGCGACGGTCACGCTCACCGCCACCGCTCTCACGGCCACCGCCTCGGCCGGCACGGACCGCCGGGGCGGACGGCACGACGCCACCCGGGCGGTGATGGAGGCCGAGGTGAAGGCCGGGACACCGGGGATCCTGGGACAGGTTCAGGACACGTACGGCACGTGGAACGCCTCCGCCGGGGTCGCCGACCTCGCCACCCACCGACAGCGCCTGCCCCGTGACCGCTTCCGGATCGGCAGCGTCACCAAGGTCTTCGTCTCGACGGTGCTCCTCCAGCTGGAGGCGGAGGGCAGGATCCGCCTCGACGACACGGTCGAACGCTGGCTGCCCGGCCTGGTCCACGGCAACGGCCATGACGGCAGCCGCATCACCGTTCGCCAGTTGCTCAACCACACCAGCGGCATCTCCAACTACACCGAGGACCCGGCCTTCCGGAAGATCATCTCGACGGGGTTCTCCGAGCACCGCTACGACACCTACACGCCGGACGAGCTGGTCGCCGTCGCGATGACCCACCGACCCGACTTCGAGCCCGGCAAGGGCTGGCACTACTCCAACACCAACTACATCGTCGCCGGGATGATCGTCGAGAAGGCGTCCGGCCGCGACTACGCCACCGAGATCCGCGAACGCGTCATCGACAGGCTCGGCCTGCGCTCCACCACCCTGCCCGGCACCTCGCCGCGGATGCCCTCGCCGCACGGGAGGGCGTACAGCAAGCTCTTCGCCACCGCCCCGGACGCGAAGATCCACGACACCACCGAGCTGAACGCCTCCTGGGGCGGCGCGGCCGGCGAGATCATCTCCACCACCGGTGACCTCAACCGCTTCTACCGCGCCCTTCTGGGCGGCGAACTGCTGCCGGAGCGTCAGCAGCGGGAGTTGCAGACCACCGTGCCGACCGGGGACGGAACCATCGGCGACGGCTACGGCCTCGGCATCGCCTGGTCGACGCTGAGCTGTGGCCGGACGGTCTGGTTCCACAGTGGCGGCATCCACGGCTCCACCTCCCTGGCCAGCGCCACCCCGGGTGGCGGCCACACCGCGGCCTTCAACCTCAACTCCGACTGGAGGGGCGACCTCCCCGCCCTGCTGGAGGCCGAGTACTGCGGCTCCGCACCGGCCGCCGCCACGGAGTCCACGAAGTCCCTGGCCAGGCTCACCGCACTGCGCTGA
- a CDS encoding M20 family metallopeptidase, which translates to MTVAEGLKSAMRERVSAHREQLLTLSRRIHGHPETAFAEHRAAAWCAEALREHGFAVTAPAHGLETAFSATVGSGPVTVAIACEYDALPGLGHACGHNLIAAAGVGAALALAPYAAELGLTVRVLGTPAEERGAGKALLLDAGAFDGVDAAMMVHPCPFEVAEFRSFALGTLSVAYRGRSAHPSLNPHEGRNAADALTVAQVALGLLRQQLPPHWKVHGVTTSAGTAPNAIPDRATAEYEIRASAAEDLRELRERVEACFRAGALATGCEVTLTRPEPDYLDFRTDPELIALWRANARELGRPEPQQRDAFACTDMGNVSHVVPTIHPVLDITGGACGPHEPEFAEAAVSPAAERAVLDGAVGMAWTAADFASGRRP; encoded by the coding sequence ATGACCGTGGCCGAGGGCCTCAAATCCGCCATGCGTGAGCGCGTTTCGGCCCACCGCGAGCAGCTCCTGACGCTCAGCCGCCGCATCCACGGGCACCCCGAGACGGCCTTCGCCGAGCACCGCGCGGCGGCCTGGTGCGCCGAGGCGCTGCGCGAGCACGGCTTCGCGGTCACGGCCCCGGCACATGGCCTGGAGACGGCGTTCTCGGCGACCGTGGGGTCGGGCCCGGTCACCGTGGCCATCGCCTGTGAGTACGACGCCCTGCCGGGGCTCGGCCACGCCTGCGGCCACAACCTGATCGCCGCCGCCGGCGTCGGGGCGGCGCTCGCGCTCGCGCCGTACGCCGCCGAACTGGGCCTGACCGTACGGGTCCTGGGCACCCCGGCCGAGGAGCGCGGCGCGGGCAAGGCGCTGCTGCTGGACGCCGGCGCCTTCGACGGGGTGGACGCGGCGATGATGGTGCACCCGTGCCCGTTCGAGGTCGCCGAGTTCCGCTCGTTCGCGCTCGGCACGCTCTCCGTCGCCTACCGGGGACGGTCCGCCCACCCCAGCCTCAATCCGCACGAGGGCCGCAACGCCGCGGACGCCCTGACGGTCGCCCAGGTGGCGCTGGGGCTGCTGCGCCAGCAGCTGCCGCCGCACTGGAAGGTGCACGGCGTGACGACGAGCGCGGGCACGGCGCCGAACGCCATCCCCGACCGGGCGACGGCCGAGTACGAGATCCGGGCGTCGGCCGCCGAGGACCTGCGGGAGCTGCGGGAGCGGGTCGAGGCGTGCTTCCGGGCGGGGGCCCTGGCCACGGGCTGCGAGGTGACGCTCACCCGGCCCGAGCCGGACTATCTGGACTTCCGCACCGACCCGGAGCTGATCGCCCTCTGGCGGGCCAACGCCCGGGAGCTGGGACGGCCCGAACCGCAGCAGCGCGACGCCTTCGCCTGCACCGACATGGGCAACGTCTCGCACGTGGTGCCCACGATCCACCCGGTGCTGGACATCACGGGTGGCGCCTGCGGCCCGCACGAACCGGAGTTCGCGGAGGCGGCGGTCTCCCCGGCGGCGGAACGGGCCGTCCTCGACGGTGCGGTGGGGATGGCGTGGACGGCGGCGGACTTCGCGAGCGGCCGTCGCCCATAA
- a CDS encoding alpha/beta hydrolase codes for MFTSAAARRTASALSTVVATAIAAAVLPASAALAARQSVPARYAQQRLDWQPCQDSPLECATMTVPRDWHHPGAGADLTIAVSRHRASDSAKRRGVLMMAAGGPGGSGLKRPQYLAGGSPTIDSSYDVVSFDQRGVGRSTRAVCESDAEFADFFAGDFRDRSPAALERVVNRSRTFVENCRKRSGDLLPHLTTEQTVRDMDLFRSLLGERKISYYGASYATMVGAYYASLFPQRVERAVLDSNVGFDGTWEDFSKGQPMSFQRRFDEDFLPWLATYDHVYHYGATAAEAKATWERRRAALREHPLRAGQAVIGPNQLDNGAIQAIYNAGQGFEALATALAALEHWDTAEPREQAVAAKVFGSYSGPDFFAEYFSVTCNDTPWTRDMASWVERSGEDTANLPLVGARELGIAAVCAAWPKSPAPKVKVTGAGLPATLMLNSVHDPATYHEAAVRAHRALRGSQLVTVTGDGDHGQFENGNACVDGVVDTYLTTGAVPARDTTCPGKPLPVPAGAAAGKQGK; via the coding sequence ATGTTCACATCCGCCGCGGCACGGCGTACGGCGTCCGCACTGTCCACGGTGGTGGCGACGGCGATAGCCGCCGCCGTCCTTCCGGCGTCCGCCGCCCTGGCGGCCCGGCAGTCGGTGCCCGCCCGCTACGCGCAGCAGCGGCTGGACTGGCAGCCGTGCCAGGACTCGCCGCTGGAGTGCGCGACGATGACGGTCCCGCGCGACTGGCACCACCCCGGTGCCGGCGCGGACCTCACCATCGCGGTCTCCCGGCACCGGGCGAGCGACTCGGCGAAGCGGCGCGGGGTGCTGATGATGGCGGCCGGTGGTCCGGGCGGCTCGGGCCTGAAGCGGCCCCAGTACCTCGCCGGGGGGTCGCCCACGATCGACTCCTCGTACGACGTGGTGAGCTTCGACCAGCGCGGCGTCGGGCGCAGCACCCGCGCGGTGTGCGAGAGCGACGCGGAGTTCGCGGACTTCTTCGCCGGGGACTTCCGCGACCGCTCCCCCGCCGCCCTGGAGCGCGTGGTGAACCGTTCCCGCACCTTCGTGGAGAACTGCCGGAAGCGCAGCGGGGACCTGCTGCCCCACCTCACCACCGAGCAGACGGTGCGGGACATGGACCTGTTCCGGTCGCTGCTCGGGGAGCGGAAGATCTCCTACTACGGCGCCTCCTACGCCACGATGGTCGGCGCCTACTACGCCTCGCTGTTCCCCCAGCGCGTCGAGCGCGCCGTACTGGACAGCAACGTGGGCTTCGACGGCACCTGGGAGGACTTCTCGAAGGGGCAGCCGATGAGTTTCCAGCGCCGGTTCGACGAGGACTTCCTGCCGTGGCTGGCGACGTACGACCACGTCTACCACTACGGCGCCACGGCCGCCGAGGCGAAGGCGACGTGGGAGCGGCGCCGCGCCGCCCTGCGCGAGCATCCCCTGCGGGCCGGGCAGGCGGTGATCGGGCCCAACCAGCTGGACAACGGCGCGATCCAGGCGATCTACAACGCCGGGCAGGGCTTCGAGGCCCTGGCGACGGCGCTGGCGGCGCTGGAGCACTGGGACACCGCGGAACCGCGGGAGCAGGCCGTCGCGGCCAAGGTCTTCGGCTCCTACTCCGGCCCGGACTTCTTCGCCGAGTACTTCTCCGTGACCTGCAACGACACCCCGTGGACCCGGGACATGGCCTCCTGGGTCGAGCGCAGCGGCGAGGACACCGCGAACCTGCCGCTCGTGGGGGCCCGCGAGCTGGGGATCGCCGCCGTGTGCGCGGCCTGGCCGAAGTCGCCGGCGCCGAAGGTGAAGGTCACCGGCGCCGGGCTGCCGGCGACGCTGATGCTCAACTCGGTGCACGACCCCGCCACCTACCACGAGGCCGCCGTGCGGGCCCACCGCGCGCTGCGCGGCTCGCAGCTGGTCACCGTCACGGGCGACGGCGACCACGGCCAGTTCGAGAACGGCAACGCCTGCGTCGACGGCGTCGTGGACACCTACCTCACCACGGGTGCCGTGCCCGCGCGCGACACGACCTGCCCCGGCAAGCCGCTCCCCGTTCCGGCGGGGGCCGCCGCGGGGAAGCAAGGGAAGTAA
- a CDS encoding amidohydrolase family protein — MSALPVPPLVDQHCHGVVRGDPDDDLFASFLTESDLPAADGTSFFDTQLGFAVRRWCPPLLDLEPHCPPARYLDRRRELGGAEATRRLLGACGIADYVVDTGLGRPGELLAPRELAAAAGGAGSHEVVRLERLAEGLADRAGGLSSFLDELATGVPAAARTAVAFKSVIAYRHGLDFAPEPPAPAEVRRAADRWLVGRAPGDRLTDPVLMRHLLWSAAETALPVQLHTGFGDPDLRLHRCDPLLLTDFARAVRPTGCALVLLHGYPFHRGAGYLAHAFPHVYADVGLALTHTGARAGAVLAEMLELAPFDKLMFSTDAYGLPELYVVGAELFRRGLSRLLTGWVDEGAWSSGDAERVAAMVAAGTARRVYGLAPGDGASASFG, encoded by the coding sequence ATGAGCGCCCTCCCCGTCCCCCCGCTGGTGGACCAGCACTGTCACGGCGTCGTCCGCGGCGACCCCGACGACGACCTGTTCGCCTCGTTCCTGACCGAGTCCGACCTGCCGGCGGCCGACGGCACCTCCTTCTTCGACACCCAGCTCGGCTTCGCCGTGCGCCGCTGGTGCCCGCCGCTCCTGGACCTCGAACCGCACTGCCCGCCCGCCCGCTACCTGGACCGCCGGCGCGAGCTGGGCGGGGCGGAGGCCACCCGGCGGCTGCTCGGCGCCTGCGGCATCGCCGACTACGTGGTGGACACCGGCCTGGGACGGCCCGGCGAACTGCTGGCACCGCGGGAGCTGGCGGCCGCGGCCGGCGGCGCGGGCAGTCACGAGGTCGTGCGGCTGGAGAGGCTGGCGGAAGGACTCGCCGACCGGGCCGGCGGCCTGTCCTCCTTCCTGGACGAGCTCGCCACGGGCGTGCCGGCGGCCGCGCGCACCGCCGTGGCCTTCAAGTCGGTGATCGCCTACCGCCACGGACTGGACTTCGCCCCGGAGCCCCCGGCCCCGGCCGAGGTGCGGCGGGCCGCCGACCGGTGGCTCGTGGGCCGGGCCCCGGGCGACCGGCTGACCGATCCGGTGCTGATGCGCCATCTGCTCTGGTCCGCCGCCGAGACCGCGCTGCCGGTCCAGCTGCACACGGGCTTCGGCGACCCGGACCTGCGGCTGCACCGCTGCGATCCGCTGCTGCTGACCGATTTCGCCCGCGCCGTTCGGCCCACGGGCTGCGCGCTGGTCCTGCTGCACGGCTATCCCTTCCACCGCGGCGCCGGCTATCTCGCGCACGCCTTCCCCCACGTCTACGCCGACGTCGGGCTGGCCCTCACGCACACGGGCGCGCGTGCCGGGGCCGTGCTCGCCGAGATGCTCGAACTGGCGCCGTTCGACAAACTCATGTTCTCCACCGACGCCTACGGCCTGCCGGAGCTGTACGTCGTGGGCGCCGAACTCTTCCGGCGCGGGCTCTCCAGGCTGCTGACGGGCTGGGTGGACGAGGGCGCCTGGTCGTCCGGGGACGCCGAGCGGGTGGCCGCCATGGTCGCCGCCGGCACCGCGCGCAGGGTCTACGGCCTGGCCCCCGGGGACGGGGCCTCCGCGTCGTTCGGGTGA
- a CDS encoding ABC transporter substrate-binding protein, producing MTSSHRPLLSGPRRAAQVLAAAGAAALLLTGCGADSDAGSGEAKDGAGSGGTRTVKDATGTAVKVPANPKRIVTLTQEDLDAVLALGLKPVGITNGQGLNKPPAYLADKVEGVNVVGNLLQPVMDKVIAAKPDLILAGDMQDQQVLKQLREITPATLVTMAPTDDWKISFRGIGNAVNGLDKANKVIADYEAKAKSAGEGLGENKGAEVGIVRWNPEGPSWMEKRQFASGVALDMGLKRPKTQDKDGNAHTPSLSLEKINEIDGDWLFLSTLTSDGEKALKDVQEKPAYKELNAVKKNHAVTVDGSVWSTRGGPLASQAVIDDIVKALKAS from the coding sequence ATGACCTCGTCCCACCGCCCCCTCCTGTCCGGCCCGCGCCGCGCGGCTCAGGTTCTCGCCGCCGCGGGTGCGGCCGCCCTGCTCCTGACCGGTTGCGGCGCGGACTCGGACGCGGGCTCCGGCGAGGCGAAGGACGGGGCGGGCTCCGGCGGGACGCGCACGGTCAAGGACGCGACCGGCACGGCCGTCAAGGTGCCCGCGAACCCCAAGCGGATCGTGACGCTTACCCAGGAGGACCTGGACGCGGTGCTGGCCCTCGGCCTCAAGCCGGTCGGCATCACCAACGGCCAGGGTCTGAACAAGCCCCCCGCCTACCTCGCGGACAAGGTCGAGGGCGTCAACGTCGTCGGCAATCTCCTCCAGCCGGTGATGGACAAGGTCATCGCCGCCAAGCCCGACCTCATCCTCGCCGGTGACATGCAGGACCAGCAGGTCCTCAAGCAGCTCCGCGAGATCACCCCCGCCACCCTGGTCACCATGGCCCCGACCGACGACTGGAAGATTTCCTTCCGGGGTATCGGCAACGCCGTCAACGGCCTGGACAAGGCGAACAAGGTCATCGCCGACTACGAGGCCAAGGCCAAGTCCGCCGGCGAGGGGCTCGGCGAGAACAAGGGCGCCGAGGTCGGCATCGTCCGCTGGAACCCGGAGGGCCCCAGCTGGATGGAGAAGCGTCAGTTCGCGAGCGGCGTCGCCCTCGACATGGGCCTCAAGCGCCCCAAGACGCAGGACAAGGACGGCAACGCCCACACGCCATCGCTCAGCCTGGAGAAGATCAACGAGATCGACGGCGACTGGCTCTTCCTCTCCACCCTCACCTCCGACGGTGAGAAGGCCCTGAAGGACGTCCAGGAGAAGCCGGCCTACAAGGAGCTGAACGCGGTCAAGAAGAACCACGCCGTGACCGTGGACGGCTCGGTCTGGTCCACGCGCGGCGGCCCGCTGGCCAGCCAGGCGGTCATCGACGACATCGTCAAGGCCCTGAAGGCGTCCTGA
- a CDS encoding glutamine synthetase family protein produces MDQTARERAESAARQEAAQLTARGIRGIALNWVDNAGVSRVKAVPTTRLAHAARWGVGASPCFDVFLVDDSSVTSPHIGGPSGDLRLFPDLDRLTVLAAQPGWAWAPVDRYEQHGAPHAACQRQFARRMTERATARGLRLSMGFETEWIVTRAGEPGAGPSYPCQGPAYGMKRVAELSGYLHDVLDALAAQDMAVLQIHPEYSPGQFEVSVAPADPVGAADLSLLVRETIRAVSLRHGLDASFAPVVEPGGVGNGAHLHLSLWQDGRNLCRDGDGPFGMTPLYEGFLAGVLRELPALLVLGAPSPASYLRLTPSHWAGAFQCWGPENREAALRFIPGSPGDSGGANAEVKCFDPAANPYLVTGAVIAAGLAGADEGLTLPPPVEGDPAEHGDQPRLPTSLTEALKHFEGSALLREALGDPLFEAVAAVRRGEIALFDGLSPQDLAAATRGRY; encoded by the coding sequence GTGGACCAGACGGCACGTGAGCGCGCGGAGTCGGCCGCCCGGCAGGAGGCCGCTCAGCTCACCGCCCGCGGCATCCGCGGCATCGCCCTCAACTGGGTCGACAACGCGGGCGTCTCCCGGGTCAAGGCGGTCCCCACCACCCGGCTCGCCCACGCCGCACGCTGGGGCGTGGGCGCGTCGCCGTGCTTCGACGTGTTCCTCGTGGACGACTCCTCGGTCACCAGCCCCCACATCGGCGGGCCCAGCGGCGACCTGCGGCTCTTCCCCGACCTGGACCGGCTGACGGTCCTCGCCGCCCAGCCCGGCTGGGCCTGGGCCCCCGTCGACCGGTACGAGCAGCACGGCGCCCCCCACGCCGCCTGCCAGCGGCAGTTCGCCCGGCGCATGACCGAGCGGGCGACGGCGCGCGGACTGCGGCTGAGCATGGGCTTCGAGACCGAGTGGATCGTCACCCGCGCCGGCGAGCCGGGCGCCGGGCCGTCCTACCCCTGCCAGGGTCCGGCCTACGGCATGAAGCGGGTGGCCGAACTGTCCGGCTACCTCCACGACGTCCTCGACGCCCTCGCCGCGCAGGACATGGCGGTCCTCCAGATCCACCCGGAGTACTCCCCCGGACAGTTCGAGGTGTCGGTCGCCCCCGCCGACCCCGTGGGCGCGGCCGACCTCTCCCTGCTCGTACGGGAGACCATCCGCGCGGTCTCCCTCCGGCACGGGCTGGACGCCTCGTTCGCGCCGGTCGTCGAGCCGGGCGGCGTGGGAAACGGCGCCCATCTGCACCTGAGCCTCTGGCAGGACGGGCGGAACCTCTGCCGGGACGGCGACGGCCCCTTCGGCATGACCCCCCTGTACGAGGGCTTCCTGGCCGGGGTGCTGCGGGAGCTGCCCGCCCTGCTCGTCCTCGGCGCCCCCTCCCCCGCGAGCTATCTGCGGCTGACGCCCTCGCACTGGGCCGGTGCCTTCCAGTGCTGGGGCCCGGAGAACAGGGAAGCCGCCCTCCGTTTCATTCCCGGCTCGCCCGGCGACTCCGGCGGTGCCAACGCCGAGGTCAAGTGCTTCGACCCGGCGGCCAACCCCTATCTGGTGACCGGAGCCGTCATCGCCGCCGGGCTGGCCGGCGCCGACGAGGGACTGACCCTGCCGCCGCCGGTGGAGGGCGACCCCGCCGAGCACGGGGACCAGCCCCGCCTGCCCACCTCCCTCACCGAGGCCCTGAAGCACTTCGAGGGCTCGGCCCTGCTGCGCGAGGCGCTCGGGGACCCGCTCTTCGAGGCGGTCGCCGCCGTGCGCCGCGGCGAGATCGCCCTGTTCGACGGCCTGTCGCCCCAGGACCTCGCAGCCGCCACGCGCGGGCGGTACTGA
- a CDS encoding aminotransferase class V-fold PLP-dependent enzyme translates to MDVTALRRETPGCAHRVHLNNAGAGLLSRRTLETMTAHLELEARIGGYEAATERTRDIEETYALVAELVGGKARDVALFDNATHAWQAAFYSLAFGPGDRILTGRSEYGSNVLAYLQVAQRTGAEVVVVPDDEHGQLDVTALANLIDERTKLVGVSHVPTGGGLVNPAAGIGRVTRSAGVPFLLDATQSVGQFPVDVHAIGCDMLTATGRKFLRGPRGTGFLWVGPRMLDRLEPHVNETAASVWDGKRGFTWREGARRFGTWEMGYAGVLGLGSAVRQALDLGLDAIGERATALGAALRERIDAVPGARTYDLGRERCAIVTAKVDGVAAADVKAELTRHGINVTVTPPEQSLFDTEDRGVHPLVRLSPHYYNTEDELDRAVDVLTGLARRGQPR, encoded by the coding sequence ATGGACGTCACCGCACTGCGCCGTGAGACCCCGGGCTGCGCCCACCGCGTGCACCTCAACAACGCCGGAGCAGGCCTCCTCTCCCGCCGGACCCTGGAGACGATGACGGCCCACCTGGAGCTGGAAGCCCGGATCGGCGGCTACGAGGCCGCCACCGAGCGCACGCGGGACATCGAGGAGACCTATGCGCTCGTCGCCGAACTCGTCGGCGGAAAGGCGCGGGACGTGGCGCTGTTCGACAACGCCACGCACGCGTGGCAGGCCGCGTTCTACTCGCTCGCCTTCGGGCCCGGCGACCGGATCCTGACCGGACGGTCCGAGTACGGCAGCAACGTGCTGGCCTATCTCCAGGTCGCCCAGCGCACCGGCGCCGAGGTCGTCGTCGTCCCCGACGACGAGCACGGCCAGCTGGACGTCACGGCGCTGGCGAACCTCATCGACGAGCGGACGAAGCTGGTCGGCGTCAGCCACGTCCCCACCGGCGGCGGTCTGGTCAACCCGGCGGCCGGCATCGGCCGGGTCACCCGGAGTGCCGGAGTGCCCTTCCTGCTGGACGCCACGCAGTCGGTCGGGCAGTTCCCCGTGGACGTCCACGCGATCGGCTGCGACATGCTCACCGCCACCGGTCGCAAGTTCCTGCGCGGCCCGCGCGGCACGGGCTTCCTGTGGGTGGGCCCCCGGATGCTCGACCGCCTCGAACCGCACGTCAACGAGACCGCCGCCTCGGTCTGGGACGGCAAACGGGGCTTCACCTGGCGCGAGGGCGCACGCCGCTTCGGGACGTGGGAGATGGGCTACGCGGGCGTCCTGGGACTGGGCAGCGCGGTGCGCCAGGCCCTGGACCTCGGCCTGGACGCGATCGGCGAGCGCGCGACCGCCCTGGGCGCCGCGCTCCGGGAGCGGATCGACGCGGTGCCGGGAGCCCGGACGTACGACCTGGGGCGTGAGCGGTGCGCCATCGTCACCGCCAAGGTCGACGGCGTGGCCGCGGCCGACGTCAAGGCCGAACTGACCCGGCACGGGATCAACGTGACGGTCACGCCGCCGGAACAGTCCCTGTTCGACACCGAGGACCGGGGCGTTCACCCGCTGGTGAGGCTCTCGCCGCACTACTACAACACCGAGGACGAACTGGACCGCGCCGTGGACGTGCTCACCGGGCTCGCGCGCCGGGGTCAGCCGAGGTAG